A window from Halomicrobium urmianum encodes these proteins:
- a CDS encoding aldehyde dehydrogenase family protein, whose amino-acid sequence MPDTNRNYVGGEWTDAETDETIDVHNPADTTTVVNSYQQSSAADAEEAVAAADEAADSWAGTPAPERGSILREAAGIIEDRKDELTELLVREEGKTRSEAAPEVQRAIDIFYYYAEKAMDFGGTIKGASGGRRHISTRKEPQGVAGLITPWNYPIAIPAWKIAPALATGNTVVIKPASAAPGPAVEIVRALDEAGIPDGVVNVVTGPGSEVGDVFSTHEDVDVVSFTGSSEVGHHVYDAATEDVKRVQAEMGGKNPAIITSSADLEQALDIVEAGAFGVTGQACTATSRAIVHTDLYDEFVERITERAEAIDVGPGLEDPGMGPHVNEGELESTLEYVDVAKTEGATHQTGGERLEGDLDNGYFVTPAVFSDVEPDMRLFREEVFGPVLAVTEAEDFDHAVELANDSEYGLSASVVTDDLAQANEFVDRIESGVVKVNEKSTGLELHVPFGGVKRTSTNTYREQGDAAVDFYTKTKTVYLND is encoded by the coding sequence ATGCCCGATACCAACAGGAATTACGTTGGGGGCGAGTGGACGGACGCCGAGACGGACGAGACGATCGACGTCCACAATCCCGCAGACACGACGACAGTTGTCAACAGCTACCAGCAGTCCTCCGCCGCGGACGCGGAGGAGGCCGTCGCCGCCGCCGACGAGGCGGCCGACTCGTGGGCCGGCACGCCCGCGCCCGAGCGCGGCTCGATCCTCCGCGAGGCCGCGGGGATCATCGAGGACCGCAAGGACGAGCTGACCGAACTGCTCGTCCGCGAGGAGGGGAAGACCCGTTCCGAGGCCGCTCCCGAGGTCCAGCGTGCCATCGACATCTTCTACTACTACGCGGAGAAGGCGATGGACTTCGGCGGCACGATCAAGGGCGCCAGCGGCGGTCGCCGCCACATCTCCACCCGGAAGGAACCCCAGGGCGTCGCCGGTCTGATCACCCCCTGGAACTACCCCATCGCGATCCCGGCCTGGAAGATCGCGCCCGCCCTGGCGACCGGCAACACCGTCGTCATCAAGCCCGCCAGCGCCGCGCCGGGCCCCGCCGTCGAGATCGTCCGCGCGCTCGACGAAGCCGGCATCCCCGACGGCGTCGTCAACGTCGTCACCGGCCCCGGCAGCGAGGTCGGCGACGTCTTCTCCACCCACGAGGACGTCGACGTCGTCTCCTTCACGGGTAGCTCCGAGGTCGGCCACCACGTCTACGACGCGGCCACCGAGGACGTCAAGCGCGTGCAGGCGGAGATGGGCGGCAAGAACCCGGCCATCATCACGTCCAGCGCCGACCTCGAGCAGGCCCTCGACATCGTCGAGGCCGGTGCCTTCGGCGTCACTGGTCAGGCCTGTACCGCGACCTCGCGGGCCATCGTCCACACGGACCTCTACGACGAGTTCGTCGAGCGGATCACCGAGCGCGCCGAGGCCATCGACGTCGGCCCGGGCCTCGAGGACCCCGGCATGGGCCCGCACGTCAACGAGGGCGAACTCGAGAGCACGCTCGAGTACGTCGACGTCGCCAAGACGGAGGGCGCCACCCACCAGACCGGCGGCGAACGCCTCGAGGGCGACCTCGACAACGGCTACTTCGTCACGCCCGCCGTCTTCTCCGACGTCGAGCCCGACATGCGCCTCTTCCGCGAGGAGGTGTTCGGTCCGGTGCTGGCCGTGACGGAGGCCGAGGACTTCGACCACGCCGTCGAACTGGCCAACGACAGCGAGTACGGCCTCTCCGCGAGCGTCGTCACCGACGACCTCGCCCAGGCCAACGAGTTCGTCGACCGCATCGAGAGCGGCGTCGTCAAGGTCAACGAGAAGTCCACCGGTCTGGAGCTGCACGTGCCCTTCGGGGGCGTCAAGCGCACCTCCACGAACACCTACCGCGAGCAGGGCGACGCGGCCGTCGACTTCTACACCAAGACCAAGACGGTCTACCTGAACGACTGA
- a CDS encoding ABC transporter permease: MNYYLRRTLRIPLTILAVATLTFGLIRLLPGGPFTQLRIQLIRQGVPVEQVNARIEELQSIRPDAPLWQQYIDYIIGVVQLDLGRSISLEQPVVEVLARALPWTVFLVVTSTILMFVIGVLIGAVQAYWEGSKFDKIMSSGSIFLMSVPYYIFAVLALFVLAFQLGWFPTGNAAARSVEAGFTIEYITSVLHHAALPIAAFTIGGIGSTALNMRGNGIQVLGEEYVEVARLRGLSNSRISTRYVAKNAILPMYTGLLLQIGFRLGGTVVLEEIFSYPGLGYYLIEAVNANDYPLMMGCFLIITVTLVVAVYVADMTYGLIDPRISAGDSDGY, translated from the coding sequence ATGAACTACTACCTAAGACGGACATTACGGATCCCGTTGACGATCCTGGCAGTGGCAACGCTCACGTTCGGTCTCATTCGACTGCTGCCCGGCGGTCCGTTCACCCAGCTGCGGATCCAGCTCATTCGGCAGGGCGTTCCGGTCGAGCAGGTGAACGCCCGAATCGAGGAGCTGCAGAGCATCAGGCCGGACGCGCCGCTCTGGCAGCAGTACATCGACTACATCATTGGGGTGGTACAGCTCGACCTCGGTCGGTCGATTTCGCTCGAACAGCCGGTCGTAGAGGTGCTCGCGCGGGCGCTACCGTGGACTGTGTTCCTCGTCGTGACCTCCACGATCCTGATGTTCGTCATCGGCGTGCTGATCGGGGCAGTGCAGGCGTACTGGGAAGGCTCGAAGTTCGACAAGATCATGTCGAGCGGCTCGATCTTCCTGATGTCGGTGCCGTACTACATCTTCGCCGTGCTGGCCCTGTTCGTGCTGGCGTTCCAGCTCGGCTGGTTCCCGACCGGGAACGCCGCAGCGCGGAGCGTCGAAGCGGGCTTCACGATCGAGTACATCACGAGCGTCCTGCACCACGCCGCGCTGCCGATCGCCGCCTTCACCATCGGTGGGATCGGGTCGACCGCACTCAACATGCGCGGGAACGGCATTCAGGTGCTCGGCGAGGAGTACGTCGAGGTCGCCCGGCTCCGCGGCCTGTCGAACTCCCGCATCTCCACCCGGTACGTCGCCAAGAACGCGATCCTGCCGATGTACACCGGGCTCCTCCTGCAGATCGGCTTCCGCCTCGGCGGTACCGTCGTGCTGGAGGAGATCTTCTCGTACCCCGGGCTGGGGTACTACCTGATCGAGGCCGTAAACGCGAACGACTATCCCCTGATGATGGGATGCTTCCTCATCATCACGGTGACGCTCGTCGTCGCCGTCTACGTGGCCGACATGACCTACGGACTGATCGATCCGCGCATCAGCGCAGGTGATTCCGATGGGTACTGA
- a CDS encoding LUD domain-containing protein produces MSETGADADRIRHLLAAEGDQIKANTRLFNEERYAQIDDVGSERHERYRTRAREIKEDAIDRLPDLIERTRASVEHNGGTVYVADDAADAREYVAEVAADADAERVVKSKSMTTEEIDLNEALEASGLDVWETDLGEFVIQVAEESPSHIVGPSLHKSREEITALFEERFDPDESLDSAQALTAFAREFLGERIEAADVGITGANFVLAESGSIALVTNEGNARKCASVPDTHVAVAGIEKIIPSVEELHPFAELIARSATGQAIPQYLSLLSPPVETPAVDFDRPDEPGFGGSDAERDFHLVLIDNGRTEMREDDDLRETLYCIRCGACANSCANFQSVGGHAFGGETYTGGIATGWEAGVEGLDAAAEFNDLCTGCSRCVDACPVKIDIPWINTVVRDRINRGKDPEIEDKLVDGLVPDEEESGTPLRKRFFGNFETVAKLGSATAPVSNAVASLTAVRRALDAGLGIDVRRELPAFERETLVEWADGRTTVADPERRVVLYPDVYTNYVQPERGKAAVRTLEALGCAVTVPDVGGSGRAPLSQGMIATARSKAEHLAADLGAHLDAGRDVVVVEPSALAMFRREYEKLLPADEYERLDEGSYEVFQYVYGLLENGADPDALTAGDGSGVAYHSHCQQRTLGLEAHTVAVLEDLGYDVLTSDVECCGMAGSFGYKSEYYELSVDVGESLADQFEDTDRTVVASGTSCTDQLEALLATETRHPIQLVAP; encoded by the coding sequence ATGAGTGAGACGGGAGCCGACGCAGACCGGATCAGGCACCTGCTGGCCGCAGAGGGCGACCAGATCAAGGCGAACACCCGCCTGTTCAACGAGGAGCGCTACGCCCAGATCGACGACGTCGGGAGCGAGCGCCACGAGCGCTACCGGACGCGCGCCCGCGAGATCAAGGAGGACGCCATCGATCGCCTGCCGGACCTGATCGAGCGGACCCGCGCGTCGGTCGAGCACAACGGTGGCACCGTCTACGTCGCGGACGACGCCGCCGACGCCCGCGAGTACGTCGCCGAGGTGGCGGCAGACGCCGACGCCGAGCGCGTCGTCAAGTCGAAGTCGATGACGACCGAGGAGATCGACCTCAACGAGGCGCTCGAGGCGAGCGGACTCGACGTCTGGGAGACCGACCTCGGCGAGTTCGTGATCCAGGTGGCCGAGGAGAGCCCCTCTCACATCGTCGGGCCGTCGCTGCACAAGTCCCGCGAGGAGATCACGGCCCTGTTCGAGGAGCGCTTCGACCCCGACGAGTCGCTGGACTCGGCCCAGGCGCTGACGGCCTTCGCCCGCGAGTTCTTGGGCGAGCGCATCGAGGCCGCCGACGTCGGGATCACGGGCGCGAACTTCGTGCTCGCGGAGAGCGGCTCCATCGCGCTGGTCACCAACGAGGGCAACGCGCGCAAGTGCGCGAGCGTGCCCGACACGCACGTCGCCGTCGCCGGTATCGAGAAGATAATCCCCTCCGTCGAGGAGCTCCATCCCTTCGCCGAACTGATCGCACGGTCGGCCACCGGCCAGGCGATTCCCCAGTACCTCTCGCTGCTGTCGCCGCCGGTCGAGACGCCGGCGGTGGACTTCGATCGGCCCGACGAGCCGGGCTTCGGCGGGAGCGACGCCGAGCGGGACTTCCACCTCGTGCTGATCGACAACGGGCGGACGGAGATGCGGGAGGACGACGACCTGCGCGAGACGCTGTACTGCATCCGGTGTGGCGCCTGCGCCAACTCCTGCGCGAACTTCCAGTCGGTCGGCGGCCACGCCTTCGGCGGCGAGACCTATACCGGCGGCATCGCGACCGGCTGGGAGGCCGGCGTCGAGGGGCTGGACGCGGCCGCGGAGTTCAACGACCTCTGTACCGGCTGCTCGCGCTGCGTCGACGCCTGTCCGGTCAAGATCGACATCCCCTGGATCAACACCGTCGTCCGCGACCGGATCAACCGCGGGAAGGACCCCGAGATCGAGGACAAACTCGTCGACGGGCTGGTGCCCGACGAGGAGGAGAGCGGGACGCCGCTGCGAAAGCGCTTCTTCGGCAACTTCGAGACGGTCGCGAAACTGGGGAGCGCGACGGCCCCGGTCTCGAACGCCGTCGCGTCGCTGACGGCCGTCCGGCGTGCGCTCGACGCCGGGCTTGGCATCGACGTCCGCCGGGAACTGCCCGCCTTCGAGCGGGAGACGCTCGTCGAGTGGGCCGATGGGCGGACGACCGTCGCCGACCCCGAGCGGCGGGTCGTCCTCTACCCGGACGTGTACACCAACTACGTCCAGCCCGAGCGGGGCAAAGCAGCGGTCAGGACGCTGGAGGCGCTGGGCTGTGCGGTGACCGTGCCCGACGTCGGCGGCTCCGGCCGCGCGCCCCTCTCTCAGGGGATGATCGCGACGGCCCGGAGCAAGGCCGAGCACCTCGCCGCCGACCTCGGGGCGCACCTGGACGCGGGCCGGGACGTGGTCGTCGTCGAGCCCAGCGCGCTCGCGATGTTCCGCCGCGAGTACGAGAAGCTCCTCCCCGCCGACGAGTACGAGCGACTCGACGAGGGCAGCTACGAGGTGTTCCAGTACGTCTACGGCCTGCTGGAGAACGGTGCCGACCCGGACGCGCTGACCGCCGGCGACGGCAGCGGCGTCGCGTACCACAGCCACTGCCAGCAGCGCACGCTCGGGCTGGAGGCCCACACCGTCGCCGTCCTCGAGGACCTCGGCTACGACGTACTCACCTCGGACGTCGAGTGCTGTGGGATGGCCGGGAGCTTCGGGTACAAGTCCGAGTACTATGAGCTGAGCGTGGACGTCGGCGAGTCGCTGGCCGATCAGTTCGAGGACACGGATCGGACCGTCGTCGCCAGCGGCACCTCCTGTACGGACCAGCTGGAGGCCCTGCTCGCGACGGAGACGCGCCATCCGATCCAGCTCGTCGCCCCGTAG
- a CDS encoding SDR family NAD(P)-dependent oxidoreductase, which yields MTGDTEDWVVDPESMFDLSGKTAIVTGAASGLGRAIALGYAARGATVVCADVDEAGASEVADATDGSASGEYVDVTDAGSLAALRDRVLDEHGSYEVLCNVPGMNVRKPVTELSETEWREVIELNLTGVFLAAKTLGVPLVERGGGSVINMASIRGIDGGPDQSAYSASKGGVIQLTKVLAAEWAPDVRVNALAPGYMKTPLVREAMADREWYEAMRDGHMLERFGEPEEVVGPAVYLAADASSFVTGSVLTVDGGWTAQ from the coding sequence ATGACAGGCGACACCGAGGACTGGGTCGTGGATCCGGAGTCGATGTTCGACCTGAGCGGGAAGACCGCGATCGTCACCGGCGCGGCGTCGGGCCTCGGCCGCGCGATCGCGCTCGGCTACGCGGCCCGGGGCGCGACGGTGGTCTGTGCCGACGTCGACGAGGCCGGCGCCAGCGAGGTCGCCGACGCGACCGACGGGTCGGCGTCCGGCGAGTACGTCGACGTCACCGACGCCGGGTCTCTGGCGGCCCTCCGGGACCGCGTCCTGGACGAGCACGGCTCCTACGAGGTGCTGTGCAACGTTCCCGGAATGAACGTCCGGAAGCCGGTGACGGAGCTGTCCGAAACCGAGTGGCGGGAGGTGATCGAGCTGAACCTGACCGGAGTGTTCCTCGCCGCGAAGACGCTCGGCGTCCCGCTCGTCGAACGGGGCGGCGGGAGCGTGATCAACATGGCCTCGATCCGCGGGATCGACGGCGGCCCGGACCAGTCGGCCTACTCGGCGAGCAAGGGGGGCGTGATCCAGTTGACGAAGGTCCTGGCCGCCGAGTGGGCGCCCGACGTCCGCGTCAACGCCCTCGCCCCGGGGTACATGAAGACGCCGCTCGTCCGAGAGGCGATGGCGGACCGCGAGTGGTACGAGGCGATGCGCGACGGGCACATGCTGGAGCGGTTCGGGGAGCCCGAGGAGGTCGTCGGTCCGGCAGTCTACCTCGCGGCCGACGCGAGCTCGTTCGTCACCGGGTCGGTACTGACGGTCGACGGCGGCTGGACGGCCCAGTGA
- a CDS encoding HEAT repeat domain-containing protein: protein MSTDAEDPLDEVDTESVTSDDVTEAEVHEALSSASPVTRRRGVEVCESFAESDVDAVRPYLDDLAALVGGDNSGIALRAISVLDTVADAEPAALEGRVASLAAVADDDIVDVQLTAGVALGKVVVERADLVAPFVERLIAGVRETELDEGIPEVPDAVDDRATRQTIREHEEQERSRRLSARRTLSNVVVAVTQETPDEAVDAVGDLVTLLDDRDPEVAGCAVDALGELAEPHPEAVAPVSEALLDCLDHDRSSVRARAIRALGRLGDDDAVPTLRAMAEEDDDENVRELAAETADYLADAA from the coding sequence ATGTCAACGGACGCCGAGGATCCGCTCGACGAAGTCGACACGGAGTCGGTCACCTCCGACGACGTGACCGAGGCGGAGGTCCACGAAGCGCTCTCGTCGGCCAGTCCGGTCACGCGCCGGCGGGGCGTCGAGGTCTGTGAGTCGTTCGCGGAGTCGGACGTCGACGCCGTGCGACCGTATCTCGACGACCTGGCGGCACTGGTGGGCGGCGACAACTCGGGTATCGCGCTACGGGCGATCAGCGTGCTCGACACCGTCGCCGACGCGGAGCCGGCGGCGCTCGAAGGACGGGTCGCCTCGCTGGCCGCCGTCGCCGACGACGACATCGTGGACGTCCAGCTCACCGCCGGCGTCGCGCTCGGGAAGGTCGTCGTCGAGCGGGCCGACCTCGTCGCGCCGTTCGTCGAGCGACTGATCGCGGGGGTCCGGGAGACGGAGCTCGACGAGGGGATTCCGGAGGTCCCCGACGCGGTGGACGACAGGGCGACCCGGCAGACAATCCGGGAGCACGAAGAGCAGGAGCGCAGCCGCCGCCTCTCCGCCCGGCGGACGCTGAGCAACGTCGTCGTCGCCGTCACCCAGGAGACGCCGGACGAGGCCGTCGACGCTGTCGGCGACCTGGTCACCCTCCTCGACGACAGGGACCCGGAGGTCGCCGGCTGCGCCGTCGACGCGCTGGGCGAGCTGGCCGAACCGCACCCCGAGGCGGTCGCGCCCGTCAGCGAGGCGTTGCTGGACTGCCTCGACCACGATCGGTCCTCCGTCCGGGCGCGGGCGATCCGCGCGCTCGGCCGACTCGGCGACGACGACGCCGTCCCGACGCTCCGCGCGATGGCCGAGGAGGACGACGACGAGAACGTGCGCGAACTGGCGGCCGAAACCGCGGACTACCTCGCAGACGCCGCCTGA
- a CDS encoding ABC transporter substrate-binding protein — protein sequence MLTVAGASGMAALAGCGGDGSGDGSGDGSDNATDGSTGDGTEGGSQVHDVEFHNAYTGNPADLHFNTSGTQNYAWPAGRAVFAPFLKYSFTDSEFLLGALEDLEIGGEEVTLTFREDLTWDNGDDWTTEDLDVQLQLAEKTGTSLWGYVDDYEIVDERTATLQLSGPTNPEIIQFELTNFFVDTKKETHEEFLDADEAEFLQWAWEDPVASGMWSFVSKDQQAFEFERNPEFYNADNVNFQSYYLDSYGGNNAQHQALISASEVDAATSLFTPPEIAEQFPDHVVEVNIPAKWGYGVVFNHDDPHFGQREVRQAVAHAINRQALVDNAGPRSKFVTPTPCGIAPQDQESWLGDWFGDFETYSPESKDTETAAQLMEEAGYSKNNGTWQDEDGNTVGGDYYSPAGWTDWTTMTETVVSQLNDFGFDFSVNTQPTNDWFSNYSESNFTMGSMYWLPGGSRSAFPYFPLYYQLWATDIGGGHNYREKADSEQTIPGRDGGEMTLNPLQTTENIAKQPSRDDARQYVQQAAWHNHIELPFLGLVSKYEQSWTTNDEWTVAEEGSTNRRVKWPPYWWVHEGDLQYDG from the coding sequence ATGCTCACAGTCGCCGGCGCGTCCGGCATGGCCGCGCTGGCCGGCTGCGGCGGAGACGGCTCCGGGGACGGTTCCGGCGACGGCTCCGACAACGCGACGGACGGATCGACCGGCGACGGGACCGAGGGCGGTAGCCAGGTCCACGACGTGGAGTTCCACAACGCGTACACGGGCAACCCGGCAGACCTGCACTTCAACACCTCGGGGACGCAGAACTACGCCTGGCCGGCCGGGCGGGCGGTGTTCGCGCCGTTCCTGAAGTACTCGTTCACCGACAGCGAGTTCCTGCTGGGCGCGCTCGAGGACCTCGAGATCGGGGGGGAGGAGGTCACGCTGACGTTCCGCGAGGACCTGACGTGGGACAACGGCGACGACTGGACCACCGAGGACCTCGACGTGCAACTGCAGCTGGCCGAGAAGACCGGCACCTCGCTGTGGGGGTACGTCGACGACTACGAGATCGTCGACGAGCGCACCGCCACCCTCCAGCTCTCCGGCCCGACCAACCCGGAGATCATCCAGTTCGAGCTGACGAACTTCTTCGTCGACACGAAGAAAGAGACCCACGAGGAGTTCCTCGACGCAGACGAGGCCGAGTTCCTCCAGTGGGCGTGGGAGGACCCGGTCGCCAGCGGCATGTGGTCGTTCGTCAGCAAGGACCAGCAGGCCTTCGAGTTCGAGCGCAACCCCGAGTTCTACAACGCCGACAACGTCAACTTCCAGAGCTACTACCTGGACAGCTACGGTGGCAACAACGCTCAGCACCAGGCGCTGATCTCCGCCTCGGAGGTGGACGCCGCGACGAGCCTGTTCACGCCGCCGGAGATCGCCGAGCAGTTCCCGGACCACGTCGTCGAGGTCAACATCCCGGCCAAGTGGGGCTACGGGGTCGTGTTCAACCACGACGATCCGCACTTCGGCCAGCGCGAGGTTCGCCAGGCCGTCGCTCACGCCATCAACCGCCAGGCGCTGGTCGACAACGCCGGCCCGCGGTCGAAGTTCGTGACGCCCACGCCCTGTGGGATCGCCCCGCAGGACCAGGAGAGCTGGCTCGGTGACTGGTTCGGCGACTTCGAGACCTACAGTCCCGAATCGAAAGACACCGAGACGGCCGCCCAGCTGATGGAGGAGGCCGGCTACTCCAAGAACAACGGCACCTGGCAGGACGAGGACGGCAACACGGTCGGCGGGGACTACTACTCGCCGGCCGGCTGGACCGACTGGACGACAATGACGGAGACGGTCGTCAGCCAGCTCAACGACTTCGGCTTCGACTTCTCGGTCAACACCCAGCCGACTAACGACTGGTTCAGCAACTACTCCGAGTCCAACTTCACGATGGGGAGTATGTACTGGCTGCCGGGCGGGTCGCGCTCGGCGTTCCCGTACTTCCCGCTGTACTACCAGCTGTGGGCCACCGACATCGGCGGCGGCCACAACTACCGCGAGAAGGCCGACTCCGAACAGACCATCCCCGGCCGCGACGGCGGCGAGATGACGCTCAACCCGCTGCAGACCACCGAGAACATCGCCAAGCAGCCCAGCCGGGATGACGCGCGCCAGTACGTCCAGCAGGCCGCCTGGCACAACCACATCGAACTGCCCTTCCTGGGGCTGGTCTCCAAGTACGAGCAGTCCTGGACCACTAACGACGAGTGGACGGTGGCCGAGGAAGGCTCTACTAACCGTCGGGTCAAGTGGCCGCCGTACTGGTGGGTCCACGAGGGCGACCTGCAGTACGACGGATAG
- a CDS encoding alpha-glucuronidase family glycosyl hydrolase, with protein sequence MPTEQYDDCWLRYERVADDALRDAYRRRCRHAYVAEKSPECSAVRDELRRAVPGLLGEDVHLWQHPPTTAEGFLAVGTPDDMAMIAESVPAEAVEDLVDGGYLLRSVEWEGQDCLVVTAPTDRGLVYGTFHLLRLMATGEPVDDLDVREEPATPNRLLNQWDTPFRGTVERGYGGESIFDFDRLPDLRDRYEDYARLLASIGINGIVVNNVNTDYYPRGTTTEAAQEFDGWRLLESRRLEDLTSLASVFRRYGIRTYLSVNFAAPMLVGDLDTADPLDEDVRAWWREKADEVYDLLPDFGGFLVKADSEGQPGPYDYDRDHVDGANAIAQALDPHGGRVWWRAFVYGSHEDRAVQAYDTFEPLDGEFADNVTVQIKNGPIDFQPREPVSTLFGAMPETDLGLELQITQEYTGQGVHATYHLPMWTEVFDFDTHAGGAGTPVKSFFRDPGEGVVGVGNVGEDHSWTGHYLAQANLYAFGRAAWNPDCDAEAVTTEWAEQTFGADEEVVETVVEILHDSLEACIDYETGGLGLMHMMHNGEEYLENHYYPSLEEWPGYHGASEDGIGVDRTSTGSGYAAQYRDPVAERYESPETCPEKYLLFFHHLPWDYELDDGTTVVQRLYDNCYDGVDEVRRLRDRWAALEGRVDERRHRHVAERFEEQVAQAERWRDVLTERFRDCSGVPDEQGRVPEP encoded by the coding sequence ATGCCAACAGAGCAGTACGACGACTGCTGGCTCCGATACGAGCGCGTCGCGGACGACGCGCTCCGGGACGCGTACCGGCGCCGATGCAGACACGCGTACGTCGCGGAGAAGTCGCCGGAGTGCAGCGCGGTGCGGGACGAACTCCGGCGCGCCGTCCCCGGCCTGCTCGGCGAGGACGTCCACCTCTGGCAGCACCCGCCGACGACCGCGGAGGGGTTCCTCGCCGTGGGCACCCCCGACGACATGGCGATGATCGCCGAGTCGGTCCCGGCCGAGGCGGTCGAAGACCTCGTCGACGGCGGCTATCTCCTCCGGTCGGTCGAGTGGGAGGGGCAGGACTGCCTCGTCGTGACCGCACCGACGGACCGGGGACTGGTGTACGGAACGTTCCACCTCCTCCGCCTGATGGCCACCGGCGAACCCGTCGACGACCTCGACGTGCGCGAGGAGCCGGCGACCCCCAATCGGCTGCTCAACCAGTGGGACACGCCGTTCCGGGGGACGGTCGAGCGCGGTTACGGCGGCGAGTCCATCTTCGACTTCGACCGCCTGCCCGATCTGCGCGATCGTTACGAGGACTACGCCCGCCTGCTGGCCTCCATTGGCATCAACGGCATCGTCGTCAACAACGTCAACACCGACTACTACCCGCGGGGGACCACGACCGAAGCCGCTCAGGAGTTCGACGGCTGGCGACTGCTGGAATCCCGTCGGCTCGAAGACCTCACGAGCCTCGCGTCGGTGTTCCGGCGCTACGGGATCCGGACGTACCTGTCGGTCAACTTCGCCGCCCCGATGCTGGTGGGCGACCTCGACACCGCCGACCCGCTCGACGAGGACGTGCGGGCGTGGTGGCGCGAGAAGGCCGACGAGGTGTACGACCTGCTCCCGGACTTCGGCGGCTTCCTCGTGAAGGCGGACTCCGAGGGACAGCCGGGACCGTACGACTACGACCGCGACCACGTCGACGGCGCGAACGCCATCGCCCAGGCGCTGGACCCCCACGGCGGCCGCGTCTGGTGGCGCGCGTTCGTCTACGGCTCCCACGAGGACCGGGCGGTCCAGGCCTACGACACCTTCGAGCCGCTGGACGGCGAGTTCGCCGACAACGTCACCGTCCAGATCAAGAACGGCCCGATCGATTTCCAGCCCAGAGAGCCCGTCTCGACGCTGTTCGGCGCGATGCCAGAGACCGACCTCGGCCTCGAACTCCAGATCACCCAGGAGTACACGGGCCAGGGCGTTCACGCCACCTACCACCTCCCGATGTGGACGGAGGTGTTCGACTTCGACACGCACGCGGGCGGTGCGGGCACGCCCGTGAAGTCATTCTTCCGCGACCCCGGCGAGGGCGTCGTCGGCGTCGGGAACGTCGGCGAGGACCACAGCTGGACGGGCCACTACCTCGCGCAGGCGAACCTGTACGCCTTCGGCCGGGCGGCGTGGAACCCGGACTGCGACGCCGAGGCGGTCACGACCGAGTGGGCCGAGCAGACATTCGGGGCCGACGAGGAGGTCGTCGAGACCGTCGTCGAGATCCTCCACGACTCGTTGGAGGCCTGCATCGACTACGAGACCGGCGGCCTGGGACTCATGCACATGATGCACAACGGGGAGGAGTACCTGGAGAACCACTACTACCCGTCGCTGGAGGAGTGGCCCGGCTACCACGGCGCGAGCGAGGACGGGATCGGCGTCGATCGCACCTCGACCGGAAGTGGCTACGCCGCGCAGTACCGCGACCCCGTCGCCGAGCGGTACGAGTCGCCCGAGACCTGTCCCGAGAAGTATCTCCTCTTCTTCCACCACCTCCCGTGGGACTACGAACTCGACGACGGGACGACCGTGGTCCAGCGCCTCTACGACAACTGCTACGACGGCGTCGACGAGGTGCGGCGGCTCCGCGACCGATGGGCCGCCCTCGAGGGACGGGTGGACGAGCGCCGCCACCGCCACGTCGCCGAGCGCTTCGAGGAGCAGGTCGCCCAGGCCGAGCGGTGGCGCGACGTCCTCACCGAGCGCTTCCGCGACTGTTCGGGGGTCCCCGACGAGCAGGGACGCGTCCCCGAGCCCTGA
- a CDS encoding LUD domain-containing protein: protein MSTSPIREFERSLHRVDATSSVVEPDGFDAALADAVEEPAVGAPLPFEDLSLADHPVALDPSPRELREARTGVTGSRLGIASLGTVAVESRAGGDELTALFPEYHVVVLRSSDVRPDLRSAFAWLADEFDAGRDSLVFETGPSATGDMGALVQGVHGPEAIHVLLVDDE, encoded by the coding sequence ATGAGCACGAGCCCCATACGGGAGTTCGAGCGGTCGTTGCACCGCGTCGACGCGACGTCGTCGGTCGTCGAGCCGGACGGGTTCGACGCGGCGCTGGCCGACGCGGTCGAGGAACCGGCGGTCGGGGCGCCACTGCCCTTCGAGGACCTGTCGCTGGCCGACCACCCGGTGGCGCTCGATCCGTCGCCTCGAGAACTGCGCGAGGCGCGGACGGGCGTCACCGGCTCCCGGCTGGGCATCGCCTCACTCGGCACGGTCGCGGTCGAGTCCCGCGCCGGGGGCGACGAACTGACGGCGCTGTTCCCGGAGTACCACGTCGTCGTCCTCCGGTCGTCGGACGTCCGTCCGGACCTGCGGTCGGCGTTCGCCTGGCTCGCCGACGAGTTCGACGCCGGCCGGGACTCGCTCGTCTTCGAGACCGGCCCCAGCGCGACCGGCGACATGGGTGCACTCGTCCAGGGCGTCCACGGGCCCGAAGCGATCCACGTCCTCCTGGTGGACGATGAGTGA